From Triticum aestivum cultivar Chinese Spring chromosome 7B, IWGSC CS RefSeq v2.1, whole genome shotgun sequence:
ctcactcggaggcttagctgcagcctcgtgctcgcctaagttatcaaaatcctaccgagtgaagagcaatcctctcactcggaggcttagctgcagcctcgtgctcgcctaagttatcaaaatcctaccgagcgaagagcaatcctctcactcgggggcttagctgcagccatgtgctcgcctaagttataaaaatcctaccgaatgaagagcaaccctctcactcggaggcttagctgcagccctgtgctcgcctaaggtataaaaaccctgccgagtggagagcaaccctctcattcggagggcttagctgcagcccagtgctcgcctaagtggactaaagaataagtcgatcgCAGTACAGGCACCtcgctttgaacctgcaaaagacattccgagccgaaggcaatcgtattcaagcaccaaatccaagtttgaatcgacatctaaaggaaccgaaagtactcaggcgtcaagcctgttaaggtttgtcggttacaattccactcggcataccgaggcaaatttaaagcgtcgagccagaagaagttttttactcctcctgtggagggctggaaggtgcaacaaattcatcaaggtcaatcccgtcggcgatccgagtggcagctgcaaggaaagtttccataaaggacctgaagtcgtgcttcttggtattggccacccgaagggccgccagcttctcttctcgcgcatctttgcagtggactcgggccagacacagagcgacatctgcaccacaccgagccgaggacttcttccactcctgcactcgaccagggatcgtgttcaagcgggccatcagcgactcaaggtcattctgaagtgtctcctcaggccagagcgtcgagtcgatgcgagatgtggcagccttcagccttgcgagatagtccacgacagctgcaacacgagactccagtcggaaaacatccatggcaacttcgtcgttcaccggagaattgacggggtcaaggtttggctccagtcggctagtttcttcttcaaagttttgacaaaattctgcaaggatgatcactaagtcaaggggatagtcgaatggaaaaagccgcaattggaaatatttgccaaacatagaggtttaccttcaagcataagaaacagcttcttggcaaggccactcaggaaggcctccagttcagttttcttctcagtcaatttgctgacttggtcggtcagggcagctttatcagttttcagtcgactgacctccttgttggcaatcccaagagcagctttcagattggtattgtcttgttcgagcttggtgactgaagctaacttctcgtcagcaagcttgatcttctcagctagctcaaggtctttcttctgctgggcctcccttaccttacctgcaagttatagCAAGATCGgatgttgaaacaagcaaggggaaaagcagtcgtcagggtctcaccaaacataccttcggtctcctcctttgccttcgtcagcttctcctgaaccagcttcaagctcagctcgacttgagtatgtttttgttccagctctgagtagcgagccacaagatcacaggagttctgcgaagaaccaatcgactaaatgtcaaatataattcacttccgagtgaaaaagggataaacacacgtttctaagactacagccaaatacaagcattcgaccgtagtctcggggactacacccagtgggtgcactcagcgtgcccccactaatcctgttgaagacaaagtcgaccagtcgacctcaaaaaaaaggagatgcattctctaagactgcgATCAActacaagcagtcgaccacagtctcggggactacacccagtgggtgcactcagcgtgcccccaccggtttgtgaaatccagtcgaccagtcgactgacagaaagattgacatcataaagcctaaggccgactgccagcagccgaccttagccttggggactacacccagcgggtgcactcagcgtgcccctgctaacacggagtttattcgacacacccagtgggtgactactataaattccggaaaagaaaagtttttggtagcatatccaacagaacaaacagcggtcgactgacctggacattgctttggagggcagaactggcgtcataagctgcctggctcgcgtcccggatggtcttcagctgctccatcatgagtcccgcctggcgtattgcctccttcgctgcgccagcttggtcctctgggacgtggtgcgtcgtaaagagggagggctgctgagcactcatcagtggatttgcgaaggacaccgtgtgtcgagtggtgttctcttcctccacagtcagaatctcaggcgccgtcacatcctgaggcaccttactggtggacgctttccgactcctcctgcgtgtcagtggttcttcatcctcgtcgtcgtcagggagattgataacagtgttgggtggagctgcggggaagaatcaggatcagagatcgcgagtcggtcgactaagaacggtgttaagaatacagtacctgggttcgaagttgctgcatcctccatctcgtggtcgtcagcccgagctgaggtttcagaagtagcagcactgcaactccaaaggatcagtcgactaacttcagcgtcgaccagagataaagttcacacaaaatgagaAGACTCAAAtgacacaattaccctgatatggtggggatggacaccttcatcttcggcaggagcttggtcggctttggcggagcccccctaggctgcttcggcgccttttcagtcggcgctggagaagtggtcctagggcgcttggtcgactgcgtcgcaacccccttgccacgttcagtcgaagggtcgtggacgagcttcgaccgcctttccgagcgcggtggcacgacctcctcctcttcctcctcgtcttcggcgtcatcatcatcgccgttgtcatcatcatcgtcgccgtcgtcccctgcaacgtccgagtcccattcctcctcgtcctggctctcgcccccactcgcctcaccctcctcagtcggagtttgtgccccattgggcatcgagtacacctcggtgagggcctagcagatatcaagacaatgatcagtcgaccagtcggcagagtagacagagatgaatgcgacaagaatgcagtggagagcagggcaagtgtaccttatttggatcactgttgtggtcgagtggaggaatccttctggctccgcgtgggttgtccttgtttccggtgacggctaccatccatctttccagagtgacatcgtcgactgcttctggatggactctagtctcgtcttcggtcccacagtacaaccacatgcagtggctccggaactggaggggctggatgcgacgcctgaggaagacctccaggagatccatgcctgtcactccctcccgaaccaactgcaccacgcgctccatcaacatcttcacgtcagctttctcctccggaatcaacttcagagaggagggcttgttcactcggtccatggtaaactgtgggagtccactcgactgtcccggcgtcgactggtcccggcagtagaaccaggtcgactgccagcctctgactgactcgggaaaggtcatgggcggaaaggtgctcttgttcctcacctggatgcccaaacccccacacatttggacgactcgggtcttttcgtcacctggactcgccttcttcacggtctgagagcgacacgtgaatatatgcttgaacaaaccccagtgcggtcgacaacccaagaaaccctcacacatggacacgaacgcagcaagataggcaatggagtttggggtaaaatggtggagctgcgctccgaagaaattcaagaagccacgaaagaaaacactcggcggcaaggaaaacccgcgatccacatgggtggccaaaagcacacactcaccctcttctggctaaggctgccactccttccccggaagcctcgcagctccgtgggggatcaagccctcgttggccatgtcgagaatgtcattctcagtgatggtcgactggatccagtctccttggacccagcctttcggcaggcgggatctggacgaggaccctccgcggctggtggatctccccttcgccttctccgacgccgacgccttctttgcacgctccagcgccgccgtcttctccttggccatggtcgccggcgagatgcgcgaagggaagtggtgcgggggcgagagcgagcacgctgagcagagaggaaggaagcagagagagggggagaatgctaaggcgcagcacagaaatcctcgccgggcacatttataaggtcccttccgagtggatgataggtgggcccggtcgatctaatcatatctggaacagttatgcagacgggatacatggcgaaaaaggcggcgcggagatcgaggcgtccatgccccgtcccatccgaacgccgcggtccgccccgcttcgcgcgcgcccccaaatttcgcatcccgcggaatccgcgagcaacaaatcagtctgtcaggcgcggtgtttccggcgatccgtcgctcggagatcgtcggaGCCTGAAatatcactcgacgcaaaaacagaatggatcaagtcgactgaaggcaagttgtttcctgtcgacgaagggattctttggtccagaacagcgcacaaccggagcgcaaaggttaatcggaaacgacatcaactccttcttcactcgaagcctcaatccattcgggggctaatgatggggttatgtacctagggtagggtcatggacctgatccaagtaacttaccccaggacatccttagaagaggtcgccttccagtcgaccaacgaggattcactcgactggcctgaaggactcgaccacgaagactcactcgaccaccaggaggtcaagaggcactctgcactgcaacggcctgtaatcaagtagactttatgatagtaaaggcctttatgtggggcgttaccagtaacgccccagacttaactcaccttaaaccctctcctacgtgggctggctggggtcctggcgcactctatataagccacccccctccacaggcagaagggttcggcaccttgtagttcatacactcataatccactcgaccgcctccgggctccgagacgtagggctgttacttcttccgagaagggcctgaactcgtacatcctttgtgcttacaacctctccatagctaggaccttgcctctccatacctacccccactctactgtcaggcttagaaccacgacagccactttattaattattcatacaagaccttacaaagtcatacaacagtaaaactaaaaccaccgtctaggcaacatctgtcgctactcctatccagttgatgaatgGATGCTGATAGTCTCGGCCTAATACCAAAcatacctcgcagccaaacctaaacatctaatacctgaggtcccaaccaggacgctgccgggtatggggcacctaccagtccggcgcactcctcaactaggacgcctgccggtacgaggccgccgcagccacctaccaccaatccatcttcggagctgtactgttgcatctaccgtgccaagtctctctgccatcgatgccaccacgacgccaaacagTGTCAACCTCCTGCATGAGTCCATCTCGCacatcgaactccgaatctgcactgcgccacgccgtcgagatccgtcgtcatcaatgtgtaggatgaagcaccgctccaccaaagaatccgtccgctggtcccgcgagaccgagtgcacctccaagaatgccgcccccaagggggtaaGACACATGATTGTCGCCAACATCCTATATGCTGATCTAGAGTTTCCCCCGGGGGTATTGAGTGGAGCTGGGAGCTTCACCTTGATGATGCcctcatgaaggaaacgatgataagggcatcgtcatcatCGGCTCCGACCATCGACCGAagaccaggttttcacccggatccgtcccAAGTAATCCACCCGACAACCTATGCATCGTCtcggccgccttcaaagccccagatctagccACCTAGATCCGGTGACCAACTGCAATAGCAGTGCCACCGTAGGAGCCCTGGCACACTGGCCACTGCTTGAGTGGGCTCCCACCCCGCCTCGCCAAGCTGTGAGAGCCGCCGAGATTGATCCCGCGTGCTCATCACCGTCTGATCTGAACCAATCCGTAGATCAGATCGCCATCACAGATGCGCCTTGGACagggactgcaccacgccatgccgccgcgggaagccctAGCTTCACCGGCTGCCACCATCCAGGGTCGTCGCCCCGGGATCCAGACAGGATATTGCCGCTGCCACCGGTCAtgttccgccgccgccgaccgacCAACTCCGACGAAGAAGAAGGCCATAACCACCaagcctagggccggcgccccagaCATCCTCGTGATGCAGATCAAGTCCAGGAGCAGTGCACCGCTGACGGCGATTGAGATCGGTAGCACAACGAATCAGCCTGACTGAGTCAAGGCCAGATCTGCCATTGCTGGTGccgtcctccaccgccgccgccacaccacATCCATGTCGCCGCCgatctccgccaccgccgccgatctgGCCAGAAAGGAGTGCCGCCTCCCAACCAGATTGAGATCCGAGGAGAaaaccgccgtcgccgccacgccaCAAGGGCTTTGCCCGGTGACGCCATGGGCGATGGCGGCAGAGGGAAGAGGAAGTGAGGTGCGGCTGTAGGAGGAGGGCGGGGGCTCCCCGGTGCGGGGTGGCGCCACCGCACGGGGGAGGGGCGTGGGGAAGGGACCTCCGGGGGCTCCTCTTCTCGTTCTCATCCATTTCCCGTCTGGCCATCTCTATTGTGGAAATGCATTCTGCAAAATATTGGTGAAGATATAGATGTATTATTAGAAAACTAAAAGAAATAAGAAATATAGAGAGTTATACTAAAGAAGAAAAATCCTTGCATGTCGATCGTATGAAATAGCTAATGCAATTATCCCATATATAAACGCATCCCTAACACCAACAACTGCTCCAGAATATACACTCCATATAAAAAGCACGGATGATACATTTATGAGATAAAAGTAAGAGAGTCAAGTTAGACTACCCAAAAAGATGCATGTGGTTTTACTTGTCACTTTTGACCTTAAATGGTTTCTGTGGACGTATAGTATGATGAATTTACTACATAGTGACCTTAAATAGTTTTAGTAGACATACAGAAGGATAGAAATTCTACATGTACTGGGCACTGCCACCAAAGCGAGGTTCTGTTGGCATCCAGCGAACAAAAAAATTGTTTTGATATCACGTACACATTAATTACATGGATATTCTATATTTGTCATGTTATTAATTACACGCTAAATACATTGTAGCAATATAGGTTGTTGGATTCACACTATTTGAAAGGTGATTATCCATATCTTTCATCAATTCAAACCAATAAAAGATATGCATTTACAATACGATTTGAAGGATTGAAGGACACATACTACAAATAGTGCAATATTTTGCGTCCTCGATCGCACAGAGAACATCTAATTAAGTTAGAGCCACAATGAAGATCATTCTCCTCCTCATCCTTGCACCCCTCTGCGTGTCCGTCACCGGCCGCCTCAAGTGCCCCGGCGTGCCGTACAACGGCGCAGTGGCGACCTGCTACCATGGTTGCGGCACGAAGCTCATCTACGACCTCTGCATCAAGACCATGCAGCAGGGCCACATCGACCTATCTCCGTCGCACAAAGAAGAGACCACCGCGTACGCCATCCTCGTCTTAAGCGCCGCCGTGGCGTCCACGGATGCCACGTCACACACGCTGACCTACCAGCTCCAGAAGAACGCGTCCATCTCCGTTCAGGAAAGGGCGTTCTACGGGGCGTGCCTCACCGACTACGTCGCGGCGTTGAACTCCCTCTACCACACCCTCGATGTGATGCTGCCGAACTGCTTCTTTAAGGGGATCAACGACGACTACCTGAGCGCGTTGGCCAGCCTGAATAGTTGCAGGGATCGGTTCATAGGGCCGGTTATGTACACGTCGCCGGTGTACCCCTTGGTTTTGGCCGACCGAAACAAGGCCTTGCTGGCTTACTCGCTTGGCAAGTTGCTATTATGAGTACCGTCATTAGATCCAGCGGCGGCATGTAGACCGATGAGCGATCAATAAATGAGGGGATTGTCCACACATATTTACATGTTTGTAGTGGGGCCTCTCTTGCTCTGCATCTGAGGTTGTTGGCACTTGGCAGGTAACAATATACTTGTGGCATCCTGGTTTAATCACGAGTACCAAACATGAGAATACGTTTGGAGGTCAGGGTACGACACTCTTTGCGACTCTCCTCTCCGCGAGTAATTCCAAGGTTATAGCGAATCCTTGAGCCCTTTCACAGAATTTTGTCTGTTGATATTAGGAGTTGGAGCTACTCCTACACAAGGGAATGTTGAACCGGGGGCAGtggggatggggggggggggggaatggaatAGATTGCCGACTGTTGATGATCAAGGTAGTTTTTCCGAACGATGCAAAACATTTCTCTCATCCATTAATTAAACAGAAGAGAGTTGCGCAGTAAATTACCGGATAACCGGGCTAAAACTGTAACAAACCGCCGATCAGCAGGCCGTCATCACACCCATCAGAAGAATAGCATGTCGAGGCATGGAGGGTCGGTGCCCGAGATATAGAGTAGGGCAAGGATTGGGAAGAAGAAAATTATCTTCATAGGTACAATGTCTTAAATATCCTTGCGCAATCGAGCATGCACGTCATTGCAATACTTGTAGCATGTGATCCTTTCATCATTTAAATAATATTTTAATAATGCTAATATTTTAATAATGCTTGCCAACATAGAAAACGATCATCATGCACGGGCAATCAAGCATTCGTCAATATGGGTGATGACCATGCTCTGGAGGACGTTCATGTCGGAAATTTGTCCACAAAATCGATTACATTAAAACACACGACAAATACACGCATGAAAATCTGATAGCCAAGGACACGTGTTGCACCCCTTTTTTCTCTCTTTATTTCTCCAACCGTGCAATGTTTCTCAGAGGACTGTGCATATCTTTCTCTTATAATAAAGTACTTATTGCTTTGGGTCGTACGTCAT
This genomic window contains:
- the LOC123155932 gene encoding uncharacterized protein, which translates into the protein MKIILLLILAPLCVSVTGRLKCPGVPYNGAVATCYHGCGTKLIYDLCIKTMQQGHIDLSPSHKEETTAYAILVLSAAVASTDATSHTLTYQLQKNASISVQERAFYGACLTDYVAALNSLYHTLDVMLPNCFFKGINDDYLSALASLNSCRDRFIGPVMYTSPVYPLVLADRNKALLAYSLGKLLL